A window from Gorilla gorilla gorilla isolate KB3781 chromosome 21, NHGRI_mGorGor1-v2.1_pri, whole genome shotgun sequence encodes these proteins:
- the NCOA3 gene encoding nuclear receptor coactivator 3 isoform X1: MSGLGENLDPLATDSRKRKLPCDTPGQGLTCSGEKRRREQESKYIEELAELISANLSDIDNFNVKPDKCAILKETVRQIRQIKEQGKTISNDDDVQKADVSSTGQGVIDKDSLGPLLLQALDGFLFVVNRDGNIVFVSENVTQYLQYKQEDLVNTSVYNILHEEDRKDFLKNLPKSTVNGVSWTNETQRQKSHTFNCRMLMKTPHDILEDINASPEMRQRYETMQCFALSQPRAMMEEGEDLQSCMICVARRITTGERAFPSNPESFITRHDLSGKVVNIDTNSLRSSMRPGFEDIIRRCIQRFFSLNDGQSWSQKRHYQEAYLNGHAETPVYRFSLADGTIVTAQTKSKLFRNPVTNDRHGFVSTHFLQREQNGYRPNPNPVGQGIRPPMAGCNSSVGGMSMSPNQGLQMPSSRAYGLADPSTTGQMSGARYGGSSNIASLTPGPGMQSPSSYQNNNYGLNMSSPPHGSPGLAPNQQNIMISPRNRGSPKIASHQFSPVAGVHSPMASSGNTGNHSFSSSSLSALQAISEGVGTSLLSTLSSPGPKLDNSPNMNITQPSKVSNQDSKSPLGFYCDQNPVESSMCQSNSRDHLSDKESKESSVEGAENQRGPLESKGHKKLLQLLTCSSDDRGHSSLTNSPLDSSCKESSVSVTSPSGVSSSTSGGVSSTSNMHGSLLQEKHRILHKLLQNGNSPAEVAKITAEATGKDTSSITSCGDGNVVKQEQLSPKKKENNALLRYLLDRDDPSDALSKELQPQVEGVDNKMSQCTSSTIPSSSQEKDPKIKTETSEEGSGDLDNLDAILGDLTSSDFYNNSISSNGSHLGTKQQVFQGTNSLGLKSSQSVQSIRPPYNRAVSLDSPVSVGSSPPVKNISAFPMLPKQPMLGGNPRMMDSQENYGSSMGGPNRNVTVTQTPSSGDWGLPNSKASRMEPMNSNSMGRPGGDYNTSLPRPALGGSIPTLPLRSNSIPGARPVLQPQQQQQQMLQMRPGEIPMGMGANPYGQAAASNQLGSWPDGMLSVEQVPHGTQNRPLLRNSLDDLVGPPSNLEGQSDERALLDQLHTLLSNTDATGLEEIDRALGIPELVNQGQALEPKQDAFQGQEAAVMMDQKAGLYGQTYPAQGPPMQGGFHLQGQSPSFNSMMNQMNQQGNFPLQGMHPRANIMRPRTNTPKQLRMQLQQRLQGQQFLNQSRQALELKMENPTAGGAAVMRPMMQPQVSSQQGFLNAQMVAQRSRELLSHHFRQQRVAMMMQQQQQQQQQQQQQQQQQQQQQQQTQAFSPPPNVTASPSMDGLLAGPTMPQAPPQQFPYQPNYGMGQQPDPAFGRVSSPPNAIMSSRMGPSQNPMMQHPQAASIYQSSEMKGWPSGNLARNSSFSQQQFAHQGNPAVYSMVHMNGSSGHMGQMNMNPMPMSGMPMGPDQKYC; encoded by the exons TCTTACCTGCAGTGGTGAAAAGCGGAGACGGGAGCAGGAAAGTAAATATATTGAAGAATTGGCTGAGCTGATATCTGCCAATCTTAGTGATATTGACAATTTCAATGTCAAACCAGATAAATGTGCGATTTTAAAGGAAACAGTAAGACAGATACGTCAAATAAAAGAGCAAG GAAAAACTATTTCCAATGATGATGATGTTCAAAAAGCCGATGTATCTTCTACAGGGCAGGGAGTTATTGATAAAGACTCCTTAGGACCGCTTTTACTTCAG GCATTGGATGGTTTTCTATTTGTGGTGAATCGAGACGGAAACATTGTATTTGTATCAGAAAATGTCACACAATACCTGCAATATAAGCAAGAGGACCTGGTTAACACAAGTGTTTACAATATCTTacatgaagaagacagaaaggattttcttaaaaatttaccAAAATCTACAG TTAATGGAGTTTCCTGGACAAATGAGACCCAAAGACAAAAAAGCCATACATTTAATTGCCGTATGTTGATGAAAACACCACATGATATTCTGGAAGACATAAACGCCAGTCCTGAAATGCGCCAGAGATATGAAACAATGCAGTGCTTTGCCCTGTCTCAGCCACGAGCTAtgatggaggaaggggaag ATTTGCAATCTTGTATGATCTGTGTGGCACGACGCATTACTACAGGAGAAAGAGCATTTCCATCAAACCCTGAGAGCTTTATTACCAGACATGATCTTTCAG GAAAGGTTGTCAATATAGATACAAATTCACTGAGATCCTCCATGAGGCCTGGCTTTGAAGATATAATCCGAAGGTGTATTCAGAGATTTTTTAGTCTAAATGATGGGCAGTCATGGTCCCAGAAACGTCACTATCAAGAAG CTTATCTTAATGGCCATGCAGAAACCCCAGTATATCGATTCTCGTTGGCTGATGGAACTATAGTGACTGCACAGACAAAAAGCAAACTCTTCCGAAATCCTGTAACAAATGATCGACATGGCTTTGTCTCAACCCACTTCCTTCAGAG AGAACAGAATGGATATAGACCAAACCCAAATCCTGTTGGACAAGGGATTAGACCACCTATGGCTGGATGCAACAGTTCAGTAGGCGGCATGAGTATGTCGCCAAACCAAGGCTTACAGATGCCGAGCAGCAGGGCCTATGGCTTGGCAGACCCTAGCACCACGGGGCAGATGAGTGGAGCTAGGTATGGGGGTTCCAGTAACATAGCTTCATTGACCCCTGGGCCAGGCATGCAATCACCATCTTCCTACCAGAACAACAACTATGGGCTCAACATGAGTAGCCCCCCACATGGGAGTCCTGGTCTTGCCCCAAACCAGCAGAATATCATGATTTCTCCTCGTAATCGTGGGAGTCCAAAGATAGCCTCACATCAGTTTTCTCCTGTTGCAG gTGTGCACTCTCCCATGGCATCTTCTGGCAATACTGGGAACCACAGCTTTTCCAGCAGCTCTCTCAGTGCCCTGCAAGCCATCAGTGAGGGTGTGGGGACTTCCCTTTTATCTACTCTGTCATCACCAGGCCCCAAATTGGATAACTCTCCCAATATGAATATTACCCAACCAAGTAAAGTAAGCAATCAGGATTCCAAGAGTCCTCTGGGCTTTTATTGCGACCAAAATCCAGTGGAGAGTTCAATGTGTCAGTCAAATAGCAGAGATCACCTCAGTGATAAAGAAAGTAAGGAGAGCAGTGTTGAGGGGGCAGAGAATCAAAGGGGTCCTTTGGAAAGCAAAGGTCATAAAAAATTACTGCAGTTACTTACCTGTTCTTCTGATGACCGGGGTCATTCCTCCTTGACCAACTCCCCCCTAGATTCAAGTTGTAAAGAATCTTCTGTTAGTGTCACCAGCCCCTCTGGAGTCTCCTCCTCTACATCTGGAGGAGTATCCTCTACATCCAATATGCATGGGTCACTGTTACAAGAGAAGCACCGGATTTTGCACAAGTTGCTGCAGAATGGGAATTCACCAGCTGAAGTAGCCAAGATTACTGCAGAAGCCACTGGGAAAGACACCAGCAGTATAACTTCTTGTGGGGACGGAAATGTTGTCAAGCAGGAGCAGCTAAGTCCTAAGAAGAAGGAGAATAATGCACTTCTTAGATACCTGCTGGACAGGGATGATCCTAGTGATGCACTCTCTAAAGAACTACAGCCCCAAGTGGAAGGAGTGGATAATAAAATGAGTCAGTGCACCAGCTCCACCATTCCTAGCTCAAGTCAAGAGAAAGACCCTAAAATTAAGACAGAGACAAGTGAAGAG ggATCTGGAGACTTGGATAATCTAGATGCTATTCTTGGTGATCTGACTAGTTCTGACTTTTACAATAATTCCATATCCTCAAATGGTAGTCATCTGGGGACTAAGCAACAGGTGTTTCAAGGAACTAATTCTCTGG GTTTGAAAAGTTCACAGTCTGTGCAGTCTATTCGTCCTCCATATAACCGAGCAGTGTCTCTGGATAGCCCTGTTTCTGTTGGCTCAAGTCCTCCAGTAAAAAATATCAGTGCTTTCCCCATGTTACCAAAGCAACCCATGTTGGGTGGGAATCCAAGAATGATGGATAGTCAGGAAAATTATGGCTCAAGTATGG GTGGGCCAAACCGAAATGTGACTGTGACTCAGACTCCTTCctcaggagactggggcttaCCAAACTCAAAGGCCAGCAGAATGGAACCTATGAATTCAAACTCCATGGGAAGACCAGGAGGAGATTATAATACTTCTTTACCCAGACCTGCACTGGGTGGCTCTATTCCCACGTTGCCTCTTCGGTCTAATAGCATACCAGGTGCGAGACCAGTATTGCAGccgcagcaacagcagcagcagatgCTTCAAATGA GGCCTGGTGAAATCCCCATGGGAATGGGGGCTAATCCCTATGGCCAAGCAGCAGCATCTAACCAACTGGGTTCCTGGCCCGATGGCATGTTGTCCGTGGAACAAGTTCCTCATGGCACTCAAAATAG GCCTCTTCTTAGGAATTCCCTGGATGATCTTGTTGGGCCACCTTCCAACCTGGAAGGCCAGAGTGACGAAAGAGCATTATTGGACCAGCTGCACACTCTTCTCAGCAACACAGATGCCACAGGCCTGGAAGAAATTGACAGAGCTTTGGGCATTCCTGAACTTGTCAATCAG GGACAGGCATTAGAGCCCAAACAGGATGCTTTCCAAGGCCAAGAAGCAGCAGTAATGATGGATCAGAAGGCAGGATTATATGGACAGACATACCCAGCACAGGGGCCTCCAATGCAAGGAGGCTTTCATCTTCAGGGACAATCACCATCTTTTAACTCTATGATGAATCAGATGAACCAGCAAGGCAATTTTCCTCTCCAAGGAATGCACCCGCGAGCCAACATCATGAGACCCCGGACAAACACCCCCAAGCAACTTAGAATGCAGCttcagcagaggctgcagggccAGCAG TTTTTGAATCAGAGCCGACAGGCACTTGAATTGAAAATGGAAAACCCTACTGCTGGTGGTGCTGCGGTGATGAGGCCTATGATGCAGCCCCAGGTGAGCTCCCAG CAGGGTTTTCTTAATGCTCAAATGGTCGCCCAACGCAGCAGAGAGCTGCTAAGTCATCACTTCCGACAACAGAGGGTGGCTATGATgatgcagcagcagcaacagcagcagcagcaacagcagcagcagcagcagcagcagcaacagcagcagcagcaaacccAGGCCTTCAGCCCACCTCCTAATGTGACTGCTTCCCCCAGCATGGATGGGCTTTTGGCGGGACCCACAATGCCACAAGCTCCTCCGCAACAGTTTCCATATCAACCAAATTATG gaATGGGACAACAACCAGATCCAGCCTTTGGTCGAGTGTCTAGTCCTCCCAATGCAATCATGTCGTCAAGAATGGGTCCCTCCCAGAATCCCATGATGCAACACCCGCAGGCTGCATCCATCTATCAGTCCTCAGAAATGAAGGGCTGGCCATCAGGAAATTTGGCCAGGAACAG CTCCTTTTCCCAGCAGCAGTTTGCCCACCAGGGGAATCCTGCAGTGTATAGTATGGTGCACATGAATGGCAGCAGTGGTCACATGGGACAGATGAACATGAACCCCATGCCCATGTCTGGCATGCCTATGGGTCCTGATCAG AAATACTGCTGA
- the NCOA3 gene encoding nuclear receptor coactivator 3 isoform X6 has translation MSGLGENLDPLATDSRKRKLPCDTPGQGLTCSGEKRRREQESKYIEELAELISANLSDIDNFNVKPDKCAILKETVRQIRQIKEQGKTISNDDDVQKADVSSTGQGVIDKDSLGPLLLQALDGFLFVVNRDGNIVFVSENVTQYLQYKQEDLVNTSVYNILHEEDRKDFLKNLPKSTVNGVSWTNETQRQKSHTFNCRMLMKTPHDILEDINASPEMRQRYETMQCFALSQPRAMMEEGEDLQSCMICVARRITTGERAFPSNPESFITRHDLSGKVVNIDTNSLRSSMRPGFEDIIRRCIQRFFSLNDGQSWSQKRHYQEAYLNGHAETPVYRFSLADGTIVTAQTKSKLFRNPVTNDRHGFVSTHFLQREQNGYRPNPNPVGQGIRPPMAGCNSSVGGMSMSPNQGLQMPSSRAYGLADPSTTGQMSGARYGGSSNIASLTPGPGMQSPSSYQNNNYGLNMSSPPHGSPGLAPNQQNIMISPRNRGSPKIASHQFSPVAGVHSPMASSGNTGNHSFSSSSLSALQAISEGVGTSLLSTLSSPGPKLDNSPNMNITQPSKVSNQDSKSPLGFYCDQNPVESSMCQSNSRDHLSDKESKESSVEGAENQRGPLESKGHKKLLQLLTCSSDDRGHSSLTNSPLDSSCKESSVSVTSPSGVSSSTSGGVSSTSNMHGSLLQEKHRILHKLLQNGNSPAEVAKITAEATGKDTSSITSCGDGNVVKQEQLSPKKKENNALLRYLLDRDDPSDALSKELQPQVEGVDNKMSQCTSSTIPSSSQEKDPKIKTETSEEGSGDLDNLDAILGDLTSSDFYNNSISSNGSHLGTKQQVFQGTNSLGLKSSQSVQSIRPPYNRAVSLDSPVSVGSSPPVKNISAFPMLPKQPMLGGNPRMMDSQENYGSSMGDWGLPNSKASRMEPMNSNSMGRPGGDYNTSLPRPALGGSIPTLPLRSNSIPGARPVLQPQQQQQQMLQMRPGEIPMGMGANPYGQAAASNQLGSWPDGMLSVEQVPHGTQNRPLLRNSLDDLVGPPSNLEGQSDERALLDQLHTLLSNTDATGLEEIDRALGIPELVNQGQALEPKQDAFQGQEAAVMMDQKAGLYGQTYPAQGPPMQGGFHLQGQSPSFNSMMNQMNQQGNFPLQGMHPRANIMRPRTNTPKQLRMQLQQRLQGQQFLNQSRQALELKMENPTAGGAAVMRPMMQPQVSSQGFLNAQMVAQRSRELLSHHFRQQRVAMMMQQQQQQQQQQQQQQQQQQQQQQQTQAFSPPPNVTASPSMDGLLAGPTMPQAPPQQFPYQPNYGMGQQPDPAFGRVSSPPNAIMSSRMGPSQNPMMQHPQAASIYQSSEMKGWPSGNLARNSSFSQQQFAHQGNPAVYSMVHMNGSSGHMGQMNMNPMPMSGMPMGPDQKYC, from the exons TCTTACCTGCAGTGGTGAAAAGCGGAGACGGGAGCAGGAAAGTAAATATATTGAAGAATTGGCTGAGCTGATATCTGCCAATCTTAGTGATATTGACAATTTCAATGTCAAACCAGATAAATGTGCGATTTTAAAGGAAACAGTAAGACAGATACGTCAAATAAAAGAGCAAG GAAAAACTATTTCCAATGATGATGATGTTCAAAAAGCCGATGTATCTTCTACAGGGCAGGGAGTTATTGATAAAGACTCCTTAGGACCGCTTTTACTTCAG GCATTGGATGGTTTTCTATTTGTGGTGAATCGAGACGGAAACATTGTATTTGTATCAGAAAATGTCACACAATACCTGCAATATAAGCAAGAGGACCTGGTTAACACAAGTGTTTACAATATCTTacatgaagaagacagaaaggattttcttaaaaatttaccAAAATCTACAG TTAATGGAGTTTCCTGGACAAATGAGACCCAAAGACAAAAAAGCCATACATTTAATTGCCGTATGTTGATGAAAACACCACATGATATTCTGGAAGACATAAACGCCAGTCCTGAAATGCGCCAGAGATATGAAACAATGCAGTGCTTTGCCCTGTCTCAGCCACGAGCTAtgatggaggaaggggaag ATTTGCAATCTTGTATGATCTGTGTGGCACGACGCATTACTACAGGAGAAAGAGCATTTCCATCAAACCCTGAGAGCTTTATTACCAGACATGATCTTTCAG GAAAGGTTGTCAATATAGATACAAATTCACTGAGATCCTCCATGAGGCCTGGCTTTGAAGATATAATCCGAAGGTGTATTCAGAGATTTTTTAGTCTAAATGATGGGCAGTCATGGTCCCAGAAACGTCACTATCAAGAAG CTTATCTTAATGGCCATGCAGAAACCCCAGTATATCGATTCTCGTTGGCTGATGGAACTATAGTGACTGCACAGACAAAAAGCAAACTCTTCCGAAATCCTGTAACAAATGATCGACATGGCTTTGTCTCAACCCACTTCCTTCAGAG AGAACAGAATGGATATAGACCAAACCCAAATCCTGTTGGACAAGGGATTAGACCACCTATGGCTGGATGCAACAGTTCAGTAGGCGGCATGAGTATGTCGCCAAACCAAGGCTTACAGATGCCGAGCAGCAGGGCCTATGGCTTGGCAGACCCTAGCACCACGGGGCAGATGAGTGGAGCTAGGTATGGGGGTTCCAGTAACATAGCTTCATTGACCCCTGGGCCAGGCATGCAATCACCATCTTCCTACCAGAACAACAACTATGGGCTCAACATGAGTAGCCCCCCACATGGGAGTCCTGGTCTTGCCCCAAACCAGCAGAATATCATGATTTCTCCTCGTAATCGTGGGAGTCCAAAGATAGCCTCACATCAGTTTTCTCCTGTTGCAG gTGTGCACTCTCCCATGGCATCTTCTGGCAATACTGGGAACCACAGCTTTTCCAGCAGCTCTCTCAGTGCCCTGCAAGCCATCAGTGAGGGTGTGGGGACTTCCCTTTTATCTACTCTGTCATCACCAGGCCCCAAATTGGATAACTCTCCCAATATGAATATTACCCAACCAAGTAAAGTAAGCAATCAGGATTCCAAGAGTCCTCTGGGCTTTTATTGCGACCAAAATCCAGTGGAGAGTTCAATGTGTCAGTCAAATAGCAGAGATCACCTCAGTGATAAAGAAAGTAAGGAGAGCAGTGTTGAGGGGGCAGAGAATCAAAGGGGTCCTTTGGAAAGCAAAGGTCATAAAAAATTACTGCAGTTACTTACCTGTTCTTCTGATGACCGGGGTCATTCCTCCTTGACCAACTCCCCCCTAGATTCAAGTTGTAAAGAATCTTCTGTTAGTGTCACCAGCCCCTCTGGAGTCTCCTCCTCTACATCTGGAGGAGTATCCTCTACATCCAATATGCATGGGTCACTGTTACAAGAGAAGCACCGGATTTTGCACAAGTTGCTGCAGAATGGGAATTCACCAGCTGAAGTAGCCAAGATTACTGCAGAAGCCACTGGGAAAGACACCAGCAGTATAACTTCTTGTGGGGACGGAAATGTTGTCAAGCAGGAGCAGCTAAGTCCTAAGAAGAAGGAGAATAATGCACTTCTTAGATACCTGCTGGACAGGGATGATCCTAGTGATGCACTCTCTAAAGAACTACAGCCCCAAGTGGAAGGAGTGGATAATAAAATGAGTCAGTGCACCAGCTCCACCATTCCTAGCTCAAGTCAAGAGAAAGACCCTAAAATTAAGACAGAGACAAGTGAAGAG ggATCTGGAGACTTGGATAATCTAGATGCTATTCTTGGTGATCTGACTAGTTCTGACTTTTACAATAATTCCATATCCTCAAATGGTAGTCATCTGGGGACTAAGCAACAGGTGTTTCAAGGAACTAATTCTCTGG GTTTGAAAAGTTCACAGTCTGTGCAGTCTATTCGTCCTCCATATAACCGAGCAGTGTCTCTGGATAGCCCTGTTTCTGTTGGCTCAAGTCCTCCAGTAAAAAATATCAGTGCTTTCCCCATGTTACCAAAGCAACCCATGTTGGGTGGGAATCCAAGAATGATGGATAGTCAGGAAAATTATGGCTCAAGTATGG gagactggggcttaCCAAACTCAAAGGCCAGCAGAATGGAACCTATGAATTCAAACTCCATGGGAAGACCAGGAGGAGATTATAATACTTCTTTACCCAGACCTGCACTGGGTGGCTCTATTCCCACGTTGCCTCTTCGGTCTAATAGCATACCAGGTGCGAGACCAGTATTGCAGccgcagcaacagcagcagcagatgCTTCAAATGA GGCCTGGTGAAATCCCCATGGGAATGGGGGCTAATCCCTATGGCCAAGCAGCAGCATCTAACCAACTGGGTTCCTGGCCCGATGGCATGTTGTCCGTGGAACAAGTTCCTCATGGCACTCAAAATAG GCCTCTTCTTAGGAATTCCCTGGATGATCTTGTTGGGCCACCTTCCAACCTGGAAGGCCAGAGTGACGAAAGAGCATTATTGGACCAGCTGCACACTCTTCTCAGCAACACAGATGCCACAGGCCTGGAAGAAATTGACAGAGCTTTGGGCATTCCTGAACTTGTCAATCAG GGACAGGCATTAGAGCCCAAACAGGATGCTTTCCAAGGCCAAGAAGCAGCAGTAATGATGGATCAGAAGGCAGGATTATATGGACAGACATACCCAGCACAGGGGCCTCCAATGCAAGGAGGCTTTCATCTTCAGGGACAATCACCATCTTTTAACTCTATGATGAATCAGATGAACCAGCAAGGCAATTTTCCTCTCCAAGGAATGCACCCGCGAGCCAACATCATGAGACCCCGGACAAACACCCCCAAGCAACTTAGAATGCAGCttcagcagaggctgcagggccAGCAG TTTTTGAATCAGAGCCGACAGGCACTTGAATTGAAAATGGAAAACCCTACTGCTGGTGGTGCTGCGGTGATGAGGCCTATGATGCAGCCCCAGGTGAGCTCCCAG GGTTTTCTTAATGCTCAAATGGTCGCCCAACGCAGCAGAGAGCTGCTAAGTCATCACTTCCGACAACAGAGGGTGGCTATGATgatgcagcagcagcaacagcagcagcagcaacagcagcagcagcagcagcagcagcaacagcagcagcagcaaacccAGGCCTTCAGCCCACCTCCTAATGTGACTGCTTCCCCCAGCATGGATGGGCTTTTGGCGGGACCCACAATGCCACAAGCTCCTCCGCAACAGTTTCCATATCAACCAAATTATG gaATGGGACAACAACCAGATCCAGCCTTTGGTCGAGTGTCTAGTCCTCCCAATGCAATCATGTCGTCAAGAATGGGTCCCTCCCAGAATCCCATGATGCAACACCCGCAGGCTGCATCCATCTATCAGTCCTCAGAAATGAAGGGCTGGCCATCAGGAAATTTGGCCAGGAACAG CTCCTTTTCCCAGCAGCAGTTTGCCCACCAGGGGAATCCTGCAGTGTATAGTATGGTGCACATGAATGGCAGCAGTGGTCACATGGGACAGATGAACATGAACCCCATGCCCATGTCTGGCATGCCTATGGGTCCTGATCAG AAATACTGCTGA